From Zavarzinella sp., one genomic window encodes:
- a CDS encoding PilZ domain-containing protein, translating into MFKRTRAFLRHLTGHRSDYEEEKRGYGRLPANLETIARKVNSEEEFVVRLQNISRSGVGFVSAAHFSPGAMLRIELPGAPNLPHPTLLACVIHSKLLEDGNHYIGCMFSMDLTDDEMKIFGGEKRASTASSDQRAWVRYPAQGEIEYSLVPDDGQRRQAALVDISPTGAGLIFPNEMQAGSVITIYFQKDNDPKEIACLACIVYMVHHAPQSWAGGCNFMRELSDFEISHISVS; encoded by the coding sequence ATGTTCAAAAGAACCAGAGCTTTTCTACGTCATTTAACCGGACACCGCAGTGATTATGAAGAAGAAAAACGCGGTTATGGTCGTCTGCCTGCCAACCTTGAAACCATTGCCAGAAAAGTGAATTCCGAAGAGGAATTTGTCGTGCGCTTGCAAAATATATCCCGAAGTGGGGTGGGATTTGTATCGGCAGCCCATTTTTCGCCTGGAGCAATGCTTCGAATCGAACTTCCAGGTGCTCCCAATTTGCCCCACCCTACTCTGCTGGCGTGCGTCATCCATTCGAAACTGCTGGAAGACGGCAACCACTACATCGGCTGCATGTTTTCTATGGATCTCACAGATGATGAAATGAAAATCTTTGGTGGGGAAAAAAGGGCTTCCACCGCCAGTTCTGACCAGCGGGCGTGGGTGCGTTATCCCGCACAGGGAGAAATTGAATACAGTTTGGTGCCTGACGATGGTCAGCGACGGCAGGCAGCCCTGGTGGACATTTCCCCTACTGGTGCCGGGTTAATATTCCCCAACGAAATGCAGGCTGGCAGCGTGATTACCATCTATTTCCAGAAAGACAACGATCCCAAAGAAATTGCCTGCCTGGCCTGTATTGTCTACATGGTGCACCACGCACCCCAATCGTGGGCTGGTGGCTGCAATTTCATGAGAGAATTATCAGATTTTGAAATCTCCCATATCTCCGTTTCGTGA
- a CDS encoding ABC transporter permease subunit: MNLPIALRTIRWMIIDTIRQSLATKVFWAMVLFSALVMVFCLGVELSGKQQSDDSQYVLPPDDPELKKLSPEKVKEDGVDILGQDKLSLGFGLFQLNTARGADDSFRFLLTWLSGLIAGTLGVFLAIIWTSGLLPTFLEPSQITVLLAKPIPRWSFLLGKVVGVMVLITFHVSFFVVGTWLTLGLATGRFDATYFLVIPILVIHFFAFYGFSVMLAVWSRSTVVCVFGTLLFWTVAWGINYARHAIQVHQPPGMTATSNFMLETSYWILPKPADLNIVFEKTLDSRGISAEVPEFEQALAQKKIRLEWSVFTSFLFSIAMLGISCYEFRKTEY; this comes from the coding sequence ATGAACCTGCCCATCGCACTCCGCACAATTCGCTGGATGATTATTGATACGATTCGCCAGTCCCTCGCCACGAAAGTTTTCTGGGCGATGGTATTGTTCAGCGCCTTGGTCATGGTTTTTTGCCTGGGAGTAGAACTTTCCGGAAAACAACAATCTGATGACAGTCAATACGTTTTGCCCCCAGATGATCCCGAATTGAAGAAACTCTCTCCAGAAAAAGTGAAAGAAGATGGAGTGGATATCCTTGGACAAGACAAATTGTCTTTAGGTTTTGGCCTTTTCCAACTGAATACGGCACGTGGGGCAGATGATTCTTTTCGCTTTCTGCTTACCTGGTTATCTGGCTTGATTGCAGGCACTTTGGGTGTATTTTTGGCAATTATCTGGACATCCGGGTTATTGCCCACTTTTCTGGAGCCAAGCCAGATTACAGTACTGCTGGCAAAGCCGATCCCACGGTGGAGCTTTTTACTCGGTAAAGTAGTTGGGGTAATGGTTCTCATTACCTTTCATGTCAGCTTTTTTGTAGTGGGAACCTGGCTGACCCTGGGTTTGGCGACGGGCCGATTCGATGCCACCTATTTTCTGGTCATTCCGATTCTGGTGATCCATTTTTTTGCCTTTTACGGCTTTTCGGTGATGCTGGCTGTCTGGAGTCGCAGCACCGTTGTGTGCGTATTTGGCACATTGTTATTCTGGACTGTTGCCTGGGGAATCAATTACGCCCGCCATGCGATCCAGGTTCATCAACCGCCGGGAATGACAGCCACCAGCAATTTCATGTTGGAAACCAGCTACTGGATACTGCCTAAACCAGCTGATCTGAACATTGTTTTCGAAAAAACGCTCGATAGTCGTGGGATTTCAGCAGAAGTGCCAGAGTTTGAACAGGCTTTGGCACAAAAGAAAATCCGTCTGGAATGGTCGGTGTTTACCTCTTTCCTGTTTTCGATAGCCATGTTGGGCATATCGTGTTACGAATTTAGAAAAACCGAATACTGA
- the folP gene encoding dihydropteroate synthase: MIWHCAHDLQLEIDTKPLVMGILNVTPDSFSDGGSHLTVELALRHVQTMLHDGVDIIDIGGESTRPGAEKVPTSVEIERVLPVIMRIRQFSAIPISIDTTKLEVAKAALDAGANIINDVSAFRFAPNIAQLAKETRAGCVLMHMQGTPQTMQVDPHYENVMGEICNFFAERIQFSLQVGLSKEQLVLDPGIGFGKRTHHNLLILKELGQLRQFGLPVLLGASRKGLIERVTGRPIDQRLAGTLAIHCDATSRGTAHIWRVHDVREAVDAAKMLEAILNAEIY; encoded by the coding sequence ATGATTTGGCACTGTGCACACGATTTGCAGTTGGAAATAGATACCAAACCGCTGGTGATGGGCATCCTGAATGTAACACCCGACAGTTTTTCCGATGGTGGCAGCCACCTGACTGTAGAACTGGCACTTCGGCACGTACAGACGATGCTGCATGACGGTGTAGATATTATTGACATCGGTGGTGAATCGACCCGCCCTGGTGCTGAGAAAGTACCCACATCAGTCGAAATCGAGCGGGTGTTGCCTGTAATTATGAGAATTCGCCAATTTTCAGCGATCCCTATTTCAATTGACACCACCAAACTGGAAGTAGCCAAAGCTGCACTGGATGCAGGGGCAAACATCATTAATGATGTAAGTGCCTTTCGATTTGCACCCAACATTGCCCAACTTGCCAAAGAAACCAGGGCAGGGTGCGTGTTGATGCATATGCAGGGCACCCCACAGACAATGCAGGTAGACCCGCATTACGAGAATGTGATGGGGGAGATTTGCAATTTTTTTGCGGAAAGAATCCAGTTTTCTTTGCAGGTGGGGCTGAGCAAGGAGCAACTGGTTCTTGATCCCGGCATTGGCTTTGGCAAACGCACTCACCATAACTTACTGATTTTGAAGGAGTTAGGTCAATTACGCCAATTTGGCCTACCAGTACTGCTGGGTGCGTCTCGGAAAGGATTAATTGAACGTGTTACTGGCCGACCAATTGATCAGCGCCTGGCAGGCACCTTGGCGATTCATTGCGATGCTACCTCTCGTGGGACAGCCCACATCTGGCGTGTCCATGATGTGCGTGAAGCAGTCGATGCGGCAAAAATGCTGGAGGCGATACTGAATGCAGAAATCTATTAA
- a CDS encoding ABC transporter ATP-binding protein, with protein MSAVAEFHQVTKIFRSGLLGKQRHTALDNVTLQIPVGMVTGLLGPNRAGKTTLIKILLRLNSPTSGKVVRLGHDASYQNTLAQVGYVHENQYFPKYLSAKELLTYYGSLTYLPPMELKAKIPQLLNKVGLADRADEQIRKFSKGMVQRLAIAQAIMNDPELLVLDEPSEGLDISGKAVLRDVIQERKSLGKSVICVSHNMEEMSKVADFIVVLKNGRVISQRHLTDKDRVPGALESQLQAHFQEVPA; from the coding sequence TTGTCTGCCGTTGCTGAATTTCACCAGGTAACCAAGATCTTCCGCAGTGGGCTTCTTGGAAAACAACGTCATACTGCGTTAGACAATGTCACTCTGCAAATTCCCGTGGGAATGGTCACTGGTTTGCTTGGTCCTAACCGTGCCGGCAAAACCACACTTATAAAAATTTTATTAAGATTGAACTCCCCCACTTCTGGCAAAGTGGTGCGATTGGGGCACGATGCATCTTACCAGAATACTCTCGCACAGGTGGGATATGTTCATGAGAACCAATATTTCCCTAAGTACTTATCTGCAAAAGAGTTACTGACTTATTACGGTTCACTCACCTATCTCCCACCCATGGAATTAAAAGCAAAAATCCCACAACTCCTGAACAAGGTGGGGCTGGCCGATCGCGCCGATGAACAGATTCGCAAGTTCAGCAAAGGAATGGTTCAGCGCCTCGCGATTGCTCAAGCGATTATGAATGATCCAGAGTTGCTGGTACTTGATGAGCCCAGTGAAGGACTCGACATCTCGGGTAAAGCAGTTCTTCGCGATGTTATTCAGGAACGGAAGTCACTTGGTAAATCAGTGATCTGCGTCTCACACAACATGGAAGAAATGAGCAAAGTGGCCGATTTTATTGTTGTCTTAAAAAACGGGCGAGTAATTTCACAGCGGCACCTGACGGACAAGGATCGAGTTCCGGGAGCACTTGAAAGTCAACTGCAAGCACATTTTCAAGAGGTGCCAGCATGA
- a CDS encoding Na+ dependent nucleoside transporter N-terminal domain-containing protein, giving the protein MREFMANIVLSSGLGIALFLLLTWEWMKKNALPILLGVGATTICLFLYIVNNQLNFRFQSFFGLLALIALAAMFSKNLRNVHWRTIIVGIGLQVLLATCILRIEAIRSVFRFGGELIKRFLEFTDAGARFVFGPLVNHQTMEQVFGLNNGYIFIIRALPTVIFVSSVFTVLYHLRVLQLVVFLFAKVMMLIFGKKSISGAESLAATANVFMGQTEAPLIIKPFIAKMTQSELLALMIGGMATIAGGVMAVYIGMGADPVAILATSVMAAPTGLYLSKLLLPETEQPVTAGTVRLADERPHSNVFDAASSGASDGIFLVINITAMLIAFIAGIAMINALIGLLSPDWSLERIFPVCFNRLR; this is encoded by the coding sequence ATGCGTGAATTTATGGCGAATATCGTCCTTAGTTCCGGTTTGGGCATTGCCCTTTTCCTGCTGTTAACGTGGGAATGGATGAAAAAAAATGCCCTCCCCATTTTGTTGGGGGTCGGTGCCACTACGATTTGCCTGTTCCTCTATATTGTGAACAATCAACTCAACTTCCGATTCCAGTCATTCTTTGGTTTGCTGGCATTAATCGCACTGGCGGCAATGTTCTCGAAAAATCTGCGAAATGTCCACTGGCGAACAATCATCGTTGGTATTGGACTTCAGGTGTTGCTTGCAACCTGCATTCTTCGAATTGAGGCAATTCGCAGCGTTTTTCGATTCGGTGGGGAATTGATTAAAAGATTCTTAGAATTCACCGATGCAGGTGCCCGCTTTGTTTTTGGCCCACTGGTCAACCATCAAACTATGGAACAAGTGTTTGGATTGAACAATGGATACATTTTCATTATTCGTGCCCTGCCCACCGTCATTTTTGTTTCCAGCGTCTTCACAGTCCTCTACCACCTGCGGGTGCTGCAATTGGTGGTTTTCCTGTTTGCCAAAGTGATGATGCTGATTTTTGGCAAAAAAAGTATCAGCGGAGCCGAATCACTCGCTGCTACAGCAAACGTTTTTATGGGTCAGACTGAAGCTCCACTGATTATCAAGCCGTTTATCGCAAAAATGACCCAATCCGAACTGCTCGCCTTGATGATCGGCGGTATGGCAACCATTGCAGGTGGGGTCATGGCAGTGTATATCGGTATGGGGGCTGACCCGGTGGCCATTCTGGCGACGAGTGTCATGGCAGCACCTACGGGGTTGTATTTGTCGAAGCTGTTACTGCCTGAAACAGAACAGCCTGTCACTGCGGGCACTGTGCGACTTGCAGATGAACGCCCCCACTCAAACGTTTTTGATGCTGCCTCTAGCGGTGCTTCTGATGGCATTTTTCTGGTAATAAACATTACCGCTATGTTGATCGCATTTATCGCTGGGATTGCGATGATCAATGCACTAATCGGCTTGCTATCACCAGATTGGAGCCTGGAACGGATTTTTCCAGTTTGTTTCAACCGGCTGCGTTAA
- a CDS encoding HAD-IA family hydrolase — translation MHPTTIVFDFGNVIGFFDHHRSVTNLTPYTTGTSEKILHALYHSPVAHDYECGRLTTSQFQSWLAKEIKLECTEQEFVRHYSNIFTRNEEICDAIPKLAGKYELVLASNTNDAHFQFFASDFADVLQYFQFLGVSHQLGDRKPAEQFFRALEEKSNLKRSTSLFVDDLQANTSVAAKLGYRTVTYEPNGTFMQLIHE, via the coding sequence ATGCACCCGACCACTATTGTTTTTGATTTTGGTAATGTGATCGGATTTTTCGATCACCATCGCTCCGTAACGAATCTAACTCCCTATACTACAGGCACTTCAGAAAAAATCCTGCATGCACTCTATCACTCCCCCGTCGCCCACGATTACGAATGTGGGCGGCTAACCACTTCCCAATTTCAAAGCTGGCTTGCCAAGGAAATCAAATTAGAGTGCACTGAACAAGAATTCGTGCGACATTACAGCAATATTTTTACGCGAAATGAGGAAATCTGTGACGCGATACCCAAGTTGGCCGGGAAATACGAGTTGGTATTAGCAAGTAATACCAACGATGCCCACTTTCAGTTCTTTGCATCAGACTTTGCCGATGTGCTGCAGTACTTCCAATTCTTAGGGGTTTCTCATCAATTAGGAGACCGCAAGCCTGCCGAGCAGTTTTTTCGCGCTTTGGAAGAGAAATCAAATCTGAAGCGATCAACCAGTCTTTTTGTGGATGATTTACAGGCCAACACCAGTGTTGCCGCCAAATTAGGCTACCGGACAGTCACATACGAACCGAATGGGACATTTATGCAATTAATTCATGAATAA
- a CDS encoding methyltransferase domain-containing protein, giving the protein MQARKPMSVGNTDYVWQRVVPRSDRGNAPEPDIALLERLARRELWRDERSLKPLPVCAEIGSDDWFEAIATRRFERHGRWIPHLFKFDRYRDETILAFGDTLGLEWAEFAKKHAKLIVVDPSTTYLDTIQAHFHARNLSATYHHSFYNRVPIADESVDVVAVFFNHMNLENLCSIIETAQRVLRPGGRFMGVVPASRNMSDVKRWLRPWAPPGELPGSMIAKQIKEQLTGFNAAKIRKRGLKRSQVPYLLRIYSLGLLERLFGYYHFIRAYKPFQPPQAIRLAA; this is encoded by the coding sequence ATGCAAGCAAGAAAGCCAATGTCTGTGGGCAATACGGATTACGTTTGGCAACGGGTGGTACCACGTTCAGACCGTGGCAACGCCCCAGAACCGGATATTGCCCTCCTAGAGCGTCTGGCACGACGGGAATTGTGGCGTGATGAACGCTCGTTGAAACCACTACCTGTGTGTGCTGAAATTGGCAGCGACGACTGGTTTGAAGCGATTGCAACTCGTCGATTTGAACGGCATGGTCGTTGGATCCCCCACCTGTTCAAGTTTGATCGTTACCGTGATGAAACGATTCTGGCTTTTGGGGATACCCTTGGCCTGGAGTGGGCTGAATTTGCAAAGAAACATGCGAAATTGATCGTTGTTGACCCATCTACCACCTATCTGGATACGATTCAGGCACATTTCCATGCTCGTAATCTATCAGCAACTTACCACCACAGTTTTTACAACCGTGTGCCAATAGCCGATGAATCTGTCGACGTTGTGGCTGTTTTCTTCAACCACATGAACCTGGAAAATCTCTGTTCGATTATTGAAACGGCACAGCGGGTGTTGCGACCTGGCGGAAGATTCATGGGTGTGGTACCTGCCAGCAGAAACATGAGCGATGTTAAACGCTGGTTAAGACCGTGGGCTCCACCTGGTGAATTACCTGGCAGCATGATTGCAAAGCAGATCAAAGAACAGCTTACAGGGTTCAATGCTGCAAAAATTCGCAAACGCGGCCTGAAACGATCTCAGGTCCCGTATTTGCTGCGCATCTACTCTTTGGGACTTTTGGAGAGGTTGTTTGGGTACTACCATTTCATTCGTGCCTACAAACCATTTCAACCACCCCAGGCAATACGCCTGGCTGCTTGA
- a CDS encoding serine acetyltransferase, which yields MATDIRIKEGLTSITEALVGSYTECSKINHLGHEALPSRDAIFAIVADIYEIIYPGFGRRQHLHNGNVEYYIGSLVDSLHDRLTEQIARALRHDMCRESPHIDFEAFAQRKTVDFLYRLPDIRLTLNEDVSAAFRGDPAAKSHHEIIFCYPGLEAITIYRVAHELLKLGVPYIPRMMTEYAHSRTGIDIHPGATIGPGFFIDHGTGVVIGETCLLGKNVKLYQGVTLGALSFDRDDSGELIHGTYKRHPTLEDDVIVYANATILGGNTVIGARTVIGSNVWITKSIEPDTVVILEKPLLRLKGTKKTSDSLMYHI from the coding sequence ATGGCGACAGATATTCGGATTAAAGAAGGCTTAACAAGCATAACCGAAGCACTGGTCGGTAGTTACACGGAATGTAGCAAGATTAACCACCTGGGGCACGAAGCCCTGCCCAGCCGAGATGCCATTTTTGCAATCGTGGCGGATATTTACGAAATTATTTATCCTGGATTTGGTCGTCGGCAGCATTTGCACAATGGCAATGTCGAATACTACATCGGCAGTCTGGTAGATTCATTGCACGATCGCTTGACGGAACAGATTGCCCGTGCATTGCGGCATGATATGTGTCGGGAATCGCCACACATCGATTTTGAAGCATTCGCACAACGCAAAACGGTCGATTTTCTGTATCGGCTACCTGATATCCGGTTGACTTTAAATGAAGACGTCTCAGCTGCTTTCCGTGGAGATCCAGCAGCAAAAAGCCACCACGAGATTATCTTCTGTTATCCCGGTCTGGAAGCAATTACCATCTATCGTGTTGCCCATGAACTATTAAAGCTGGGTGTACCGTACATTCCCCGCATGATGACAGAATATGCCCACTCCCGCACTGGCATTGATATTCACCCGGGTGCTACCATCGGCCCTGGATTCTTTATTGACCACGGTACGGGTGTGGTCATTGGCGAAACATGTCTCCTGGGCAAAAATGTGAAACTTTACCAGGGGGTAACGCTGGGTGCACTTAGTTTCGACCGCGATGATTCTGGTGAATTGATTCACGGGACTTACAAACGGCATCCCACTCTGGAAGACGATGTCATTGTCTATGCCAACGCCACCATTCTGGGTGGGAATACCGTGATTGGTGCTCGCACGGTGATTGGTTCGAACGTGTGGATCACGAAATCAATCGAGCCCGATACAGTCGTCATCCTGGAAAAACCATTACTGCGATTGAAAGGTACAAAAAAAACGTCAGATTCACTTATGTACCATATTTGA
- a CDS encoding cupin domain-containing protein, which translates to MNESDIQTTNGYTIRHISEVSPVLCPCGWSQRIIPASENRGYSFHVTTIRNAKLHYHERTQEVYYILNGTGTIELNEAVFPVTPGMTITIEAGTRHRIQADSEIQTIVLAIPGFDPSDEFLVPGD; encoded by the coding sequence ATGAATGAATCTGACATTCAAACAACAAACGGATACACCATCCGCCACATTTCAGAAGTATCCCCAGTGCTCTGCCCATGTGGTTGGAGCCAGCGGATTATCCCTGCCAGCGAGAATCGCGGTTACAGCTTCCATGTCACGACGATTCGCAATGCAAAACTCCATTACCATGAACGAACGCAGGAAGTTTATTACATTCTCAATGGTACTGGCACGATTGAGTTGAATGAAGCTGTTTTTCCTGTGACCCCGGGAATGACGATCACCATAGAAGCAGGCACAAGGCATCGGATTCAGGCAGATTCTGAAATCCAGACGATTGTCCTCGCGATACCTGGATTCGATCCCAGTGATGAGTTTCTGGTACCCGGGGACTAA
- a CDS encoding nucleoside transporter C-terminal domain-containing protein has translation MFQPAALMMGVPLEDAPRVAELLGKKLVLNEFISFDSLTTLNRDAATGAITGMSERSYLLTTFALTGFANFSSIGIVLGGIGGLAPSRRKDLARLSLRALYGGFLATLINASIAGIVL, from the coding sequence TTGTTTCAACCGGCTGCGTTAATGATGGGTGTGCCATTGGAAGATGCCCCACGCGTAGCAGAATTACTTGGGAAAAAGTTGGTGCTGAATGAGTTTATTTCTTTTGACAGCCTGACGACCCTGAATCGAGATGCTGCCACCGGTGCAATTACTGGAATGTCCGAGCGGAGTTATCTGCTTACTACATTCGCCCTAACAGGATTTGCAAACTTTTCTTCGATTGGAATTGTTCTTGGTGGGATCGGTGGTTTAGCACCTAGTCGACGGAAAGACTTAGCCAGACTGAGTTTACGAGCATTATACGGTGGTTTTCTTGCAACACTGATCAACGCCAGTATTGCAGGCATCGTTCTTTAA